In one Oncorhynchus masou masou isolate Uvic2021 chromosome 23, UVic_Omas_1.1, whole genome shotgun sequence genomic region, the following are encoded:
- the LOC135510419 gene encoding protein mono-ADP-ribosyltransferase PARP14-like: MEVFKYPVFFECQTLVPSQKNMIKRYFGIKRKSGGGDCGPVESVGDKVYKIAFIDQTVQERVLQKPNHVLEMPGGPLFLTLRGSQEPPPTTFSSQSHHSLPVETSPPGGQEHVLHRLSTGKQEKISTTCHLGQVQLLLLGEVIEKDLVEVVPGVNVTRGDSAQLVLHGYANEVQAARQLVTDKISLVLERVVPEVSLHLLSFLRDEYGRPGNLSSLLGLGLHVEVELGDTELRLFSLSSGKLDQAEKDLLREFGEEKIDVPNDALLAELKSKLETKVKEMNQSRCRVVARYGPGCRVLLLGHMKEVQELREEIGVFLMGRSSVRVVRHHQQNQDGVVSEVGTGSIQEEMVAATSYRLRLGLQVVVCQGDITKEQADALVNAANEDLDHAEGVAAALSQAGGPEVQQASRDLVRQIGRVPTGTVVETTGGNLLCKMLLHAVGPVGGSVGRNERPLLEKTVKAVLDLAETMELQTLAMPCISSGILGVSLKVCSEAIVSAVRDFGRKQHILTKVTLIDVSGEAVKAMQEACDRLLEGKREFPGWEVESSTTTTTTHAPQRDTTAASTRGPAAPEVCVQVEIIQGTIEKQEVDALVSPMLGSDPLSSRVGNALLEAAGPGLMKAFARKSGGRTAPGNNVLVEGLSGLSSGCVFFLSCAHWDNNPQGPAVQALRQGVRKILTSCENRGFRSVAFPLVGTGVVLQFPDNVVTQVLLEEIRTYEQNRASRTPLPCPHHCPSK; the protein is encoded by the exons ATGGAAGTTTTCAAATACCCTGTTTTCTTCGAGTGCCAGACTCTGGTCCCATCACAGAAAAATATGATAAAAAGGTACTTTGGAATTAAACGTAAATCCGGTGGCGGAGATTGTGGACCAGTAGAATCAGTTGGTGACAAAGTCTACAAGATCGCATTTATTGACCAGACAG TCCAGGAGAGGGTACTTCAGAAACCTAATCATGTGTTGGAGATGCCTGGAGgacctctcttcctcactctgaGAGGCAGCCAGGAGCCTCCACCCACAACATTCAGCAGTCAG AGTCACCACTCCCTCCCGGTCGAGACATCGCCACCAGGTGGTCAAGAACATGTACTCCATCGTCTGAGCACAGGGAAGCAGGAGAAGATCAGCACCACCTGTCATCTGGGACAGGTCCAGCTCCTTCTTCTAGGTGAAGTGATAGAGAAGGATCTAGTTGAGGTTGTTCCAGGGGTGAACGTGACACGCGGTGACTCAGCTCAGCTGGTGCTGCACGGCTATGCAAATGAAGTCCAGGCAGCCAGACAGTTAGTTACAGATAAAATCTCTCTGGTGCTGGAGCGGGTGGTGCCTGAGGTGTCCCTCCACCTCCTGTCCTTCCTGAGGGATGAGTATGGGAGGCCTGGGAACCTGAGCAGTCTCCTGGGGTTGGGACTCCATGTGGAGGTAGAGCTGGGGGACACAGAGCTccgtctgttctccctctcctctgggaAACTGGACCAGGCTGAGAAGGATCTGCTGAGGGAGTTTGGGGAGGAGAAGATTGACGTGCCCAACGATGCCCTCCTGGCTGAACTGAAGTCTAAGCTTGAGACGAAGGTGAAGGAGATGAACCAGAGCAGATGCAGGGTGGTAGCCAGGTATGGTCCTGGGTGTAGAGTGCTGCTGCTGGGCCACATGAAGGAGGTTcaggagctgagggaggagatTGGGGTCTTTCTGATGGGCAGGTCCAGTGTAAGAGTCGTGAGACACCATCAACAGAATCAGGATGGCGTAGTCAGCGAAGTAGGAACCGGCTCTATACAGGAGGAGATGGTCGCAGCCACCAGCTATCGCCTCCGTCTGGGACTGCAGGTAGTTGTTTGTCAAGGTGACATCACCAAGGAACAGGCAGATGCGCTGGTGAACGCAGCCAATGAGGACCTGGATCATGCTGAGGGTGTGGCTGCAGCTCTGAGCCAGGCGGGGGGGCCTGAGGTACAGCAAGCCAGCAGAGATCTGGTTAGGCAGATAGGGAGAGTGCCCACAGGTACAGTGGTAGAGACTACAGGAGGGAATCTGCTTTGTAAGATGCTGCTGCATGCAGTGGGACCAGTAGGGGGCAGCGTAGGTAGGAATGAGCGCCCTCTGCTGGAGAAGACAGTAAAGGCAGTCCTGGATCTGGCAGAGACCATGGAACTCCAGACCCTGGCCATGCCCTGCATCAGCTCGGGAATATTGGGCGTTTCTCTGAAGGTGTGCTCTGAGGCCATAGTCTCTGCAGTGAGGGACTTTGGGAGGAAACAGCACATCCTTACCAAGGTCACTCTGATTGATGTGAGTGGAGAGGCAGTGAAAGCCATGCAGGAGGCCTGTGATAGGCTgttagaggggaagagggagtttCCTGGATGGGAGGTAGAGTccagcaccaccactaccactacacatgCTCCTCAGAGAGACACCACTGCTGCCTCCACCAGGGGACCAGCTGCTCCAGAGGTCTGTGTCCAGGTGGAGATCATCCAGGGAACCATAGAGAAACAGGAG GTGGATGCCCTGGTGTCCCCCATGCTTGGCAGTGACCCTCTCTCTTCCCGTGTTGGTAATGCGTTGTTGGAGGCAGCTGGACCAGGGCTGATGAAAGCGTTTGCGAGGAAATCAGGGGGACGGACTGCACCTGGTAACAACGTCCTGGTGGAGGGActgtctggtctcagctctggctGTGTCTTCTTTCTCAGCTGTGCACACTGGGACAACAACCCCCAAGGACCAGCAGTACAG GCTCTGAGGCAGGGTGTGAGGAAAATTTTGACCTCTTGTGAGAACCGGGGCTTCCGTTCCGTTGCCTTCCCTTTAGTTGGAACTGGTGTGGTTCTCCAGTTCCCTGACAATGTGGTAACACAGGTTCTGCTAGAAGAGATCCGTACGTATGAGCAGAACCGAGCGAGCAGAACCCCCCTTCCTTGTCCGCATCATTGTCCATCCAAATGA